GGCCGACGCAGGCGTTGGCGAAGTCGATCAGACGTTGAGCAACGCCGCCGGTGGTCATGAACGCGCCCGACAGCAGGAAGAACGGGATCGCCAGGAAGGTGTAGCTGTCGGAGGTTTCGAACAGCTTGATCGCCAGCGAGCTGAGCGAGTCCTGGCTGAACAGCAGGATCGACACCGCGCCCGACAGGCCAAGGGAAATGGCGATCGGCACGCCGAGAAACATGAACACGAACAGCAGCAGGAACAGGCAGATAACGGTCATCAGTGTGACTCCTCGCCCGGGTTGGCCAGTTTGCTCGCTTCCGCTGCTTCATCCGCGAGGCCCAGACTGGTCTGGCGGTGGGTGAAGATGCGGTAGAGGATTTCCAGGTAGCGCACGATGATCAGGGCGAAGCCGAACGGCACGATCAGCGCGATATGGCCGATCTTGATGCCGTAGCGGTCGAGGTCTTCGGCACCGATACCGGCGACGAACACCGCGTTCACCCACTTGATGCTGGCGACCAGGAACAACCCGGCGTAGGCCAGGCAGCAGGCGCAGGCGATCATCGCCAGGATGCGTTGCACCGGCTTGCGCGCGCGCCGCACCAGCACATCGACGCCAAGGTGGCCGGCGGTGCGCACGCCGTAGGCAATACCGAAGAAGATCAGCCAGCCGAACAGCGCCTTGGTCAGGGCGATGCTCCAGGTCATTTCCTGGGCGTAGCCCATGAGGTGGTCGCCGATGCCGAGCATCAGCTCGCTGGCGAAGCTCCAGTGGTCGCTGAGGGTATAGAACAGGGTGTAGAGGTTGTTCAGCGCCACATAGATGAAGGTGATCAAGGTCATGGCTGCCAGGAGGAAGGCGATCATGCCCTCCTCGAAGTGCTCCCAGACGCGTCTGATCCTGTGCATGGGCATTCTCCGGACAGAAGGAAGCCGGGCCACCTGCGCTGCAGGTGGCCATGGGTGATGGGGGCGACGATCAGGACGGCTTGTTGGCGTCGTCGGCAGCCTTGATGAGGTCGGCGCCGATCTGGTCGGAGAACTTGTCCCACACCGGGCGCATGGCTTCACGCCACTGGGCGCGCTGCTCTGGCGTCAGCGGGTCGATCTCGCTGGTCTTGGCGTCGATGATCTTCTGCCGGGAAGCCTGGTTGAGTTCCTCGGCCTGCTTGTTCACCTCGACGGTGACCTTGTCCATGATCGTCTGCAGCTCGCCGCGCACGTCTTCAGGCAGGCTGTTCCAGAACTTGGCGTTGGTGATCACCATGTAGTCGATCAGGCCGTGGTTGGTCTCGGTGAAGAACGGCTGGACTTCGTTGACCTTCTGGCTCTCGTAGTTCGACCAGGTGTTCTCGGTGCCGTTGACGGTACCGGTCTGCAGGCCCTGGTAGACCTCGGCGAAGCTCATCTTGCGCGGGTTGGCGCGGATGGCCTTGAACTGCTCCTCGAGCACGCTGGAGGCCTGCACGCGGAACTTCAGGCCGCGGGCGTCCTTGGGCAGGATCACCTTCTTGTTCGCCGACAGCTGCTTGAGGCCGTTGTGCCAGTAGGCCAGGCCACGGATGCCCTTGTCTTCCATCGAGGTCAGCAGCGCCTTGCCCTGCGGGCCTTGCTGGAAGCGGTCGACGGCGGCGAGGTCGTTGAACAGGAACGGCAGGTCGAACAGCTGCACCTGCTTGTTGTAGTGCTCGAACTTGGCCAGCGACGGCGCGAGCATCTGCACATCGCCCAGCAGCAGGGCTTCCATCTCCTTGCCATCGCCGAACAGCGAGGAGTTGGGGTAGACCTCGACCTTGACCTTGCCCTTGAGCTGCGGGTCGGCCTCGACCAGTTTCTGGAACATCAGCGCGCCCTGGCCCTTGGGCGTGCTGTCGGCCACGACGTGGGCGAACTTGATGATCACAGGATCGGCAGCCTGGGCGAGCCCGGCCATGGACACGGCGGCGGCGCACAACAGCGCCTGGGTCAGCTTCAACATCGGTGTCACCTTTTATTGTTGTTGGAAGGGGTCAGCAGGGAAGCGTTGCCAAGGGTACGATGGCCCAATCGGGCGTGTTTCGAGAATCAGCTTTTGTGTAAGCCCGCGTTTGGCTGGGGTGAACGCTCCTGGATGGGTGGGGGATGGCACCGGCTATGCCGGTGATCGCGGGACGAGCCCGCTCCCACAGATACATCAGTGGGTATGGCACCGGCTTTGCCGGTATTCGCGGGCAAGCCCGCTCCTACAGATGCATCAGTGGGGATGGCACCGGCTTGGCCGGTGTTCGCGGGCAAGCCCGCTCCTACAGATACATCAGTGGGTATGGCACCGGCTTTGCCGGTATTCGCGGGCAAGCCCGCTCCTACAGGTACAGCGTTGAGCCCAGAGTCAGCGCTGTAGCTGCCACTGTCTTGTTCAAAGTCTTAAACCAGCCCAGCTCCTGTGGGAGCGGGCTTGCCCGCGAAAAGGACACCGCGGTGTCGGGCACCGGCT
The Pseudomonas putida genome window above contains:
- a CDS encoding TRAP transporter substrate-binding protein, producing the protein MLKLTQALLCAAAVSMAGLAQAADPVIIKFAHVVADSTPKGQGALMFQKLVEADPQLKGKVKVEVYPNSSLFGDGKEMEALLLGDVQMLAPSLAKFEHYNKQVQLFDLPFLFNDLAAVDRFQQGPQGKALLTSMEDKGIRGLAYWHNGLKQLSANKKVILPKDARGLKFRVQASSVLEEQFKAIRANPRKMSFAEVYQGLQTGTVNGTENTWSNYESQKVNEVQPFFTETNHGLIDYMVITNAKFWNSLPEDVRGELQTIMDKVTVEVNKQAEELNQASRQKIIDAKTSEIDPLTPEQRAQWREAMRPVWDKFSDQIGADLIKAADDANKPS
- a CDS encoding TRAP transporter small permease, whose translation is MHRIRRVWEHFEEGMIAFLLAAMTLITFIYVALNNLYTLFYTLSDHWSFASELMLGIGDHLMGYAQEMTWSIALTKALFGWLIFFGIAYGVRTAGHLGVDVLVRRARKPVQRILAMIACACCLAYAGLFLVASIKWVNAVFVAGIGAEDLDRYGIKIGHIALIVPFGFALIIVRYLEILYRIFTHRQTSLGLADEAAEASKLANPGEESH